A stretch of Cryomorphaceae bacterium 1068 DNA encodes these proteins:
- a CDS encoding gliding motility-associated C-terminal domain-containing protein: MLKMLNKLRFLPLFFVLSLFSATTVFGQCDIDTDWTFDPPVPPGGAYDAGTVVTVCGEVTSYSAGGANWLSGMAIVFPPAWDVSTITNIVPPTGCGAGEWLYLESLTCGGLVINNPGFFYDTNVSGPQDGNPCNNWGDGSFPCGGWSFCFDITIDAACGGAGNPFDGEDITPAIQAYSDSEVGSWGTGTGCPSSDFVDGPAETIEVDCCDAESGEEPAGPINICGTTPFDLSTLLGLPIDAGGTWTGPAGWTPPPPGTLNAIFTPSTDTLLSDPSGDYTYTVVGTGGCLKSSTITMQFIDLGVQATNSLCASAPTPLNSLWLNPGFPLPPAGSTFVSWTYNGITIPGGVVDASINTTGLYNYNYIDAGGCPTTVSMQLNISPGGGVGFPSNDITVCLLDAPFAPYDSLLGIPASLSGSWIYYNDANDLLLFSGTGIATTWALNPADYNGGLPMEDGYAVYYSNDPACGFAQDSIYIDVGEVFDAGLFTNETVCEGDAPVTLETLLLGTPTIGGDWEDVNGNTVANLFDPAAVIPDSTYTLIYSGGFGGTACFNSQVMQLTVLSNNTDAGDPTVINVCETQPAFNMTETLLGTPQPGGQWYDPSNNLFGGEFFVPGNSQPGVWTYQINSPCGSDSNTLTINVTNTADAGLDGILDICPSDLNVPLSDGLGGTPQGGGVWTLGGVPVVPPTVNGNTVTNGAVYQYSVGSGTCADQSEVTINLQPGPFAGVLTTVPQEYCASDVGFSLNTLFTTPPSALGDFWTGPLGFPVAGSTLNPASASSGNYTYTVTNSCGSDDVTIFISIESIPNAGTSGPLVICENAGSTVDLTSSLGAGVTTGGTWTGPAGWTLTGGLPIVDPATDPAGAYTYTVQSLPNNLCTASATINVSYIATANAGTDRSVVACDNDVTFFLFDSLGQDNGPPDMGGTWFPFTAFTPGVSPPGSSTYTINNPGCPPSTATVTVAVQPAPSAGINTNVTLCQTLGNIDLTSYLNGSPLSGGVWTDLGTGTVVANPYDISGACGTTLQLGYTVVAGSCENSSTLQLTVQCAPDAGPPVSTTQCADNTAFDLNSILDPGADTPGTFTNTGSGAIVPGGIVTLSAGAAGSYTYTVNGGQCADDIAFYTLNLQTPISVVVDAQCTPDQTQYIVTLTVTGGDGNYTVTGLPGGPFVGNTYESLPFAAGNTYSFNVDDSGPCAPFVQPVTAGPNCSCPADAQFVDFPSITICEGGTANIELNFPTGASPFTIDYTDGTNTFTNQGPFVSGDFLQVNPIASTTYTLTGVSDQNCSTSVNDVVDVIVEPTPDAGPDVTLEFCGSGGVLVLSSIIDGAADQPGVFTNAGGNVVTTIPQTAASSGVYTYTVSGTQCPNDVATYTLNFIDPISVSVVSAVCNAAQTDYTVALEISGGDGNYSITGLDPEGPITGNTFVSDEIPTGNTYSYTISDTGPCPDVSAGPINSPNCACPASAEFVDNSITICEGSTANIELSFPSGAPTFTIDYSDGTNTFTNQGPFVSGDFLQVTPVTTTTYTLTGVADQNCSTTASDAITVFVETPPNAGPPVTEVFCATNAPYNLNNLVGGTAGSGDFFTSGGAQVPGNTITLNSASSDVYTYVVTGTECPDDQALYNITINDPIAINNIVVQCNQAQTGYIVTFDIEGGDGNYNVTAGGSYGGGIIPGTDSYESALIPNDTNYSFTISDGSPCSDQVVSGVDPDCDCPAAGSLSGTTSVCSGDCATLTFNLQGDGPWDVVYENSSDPGNPISLVDISNGHMVTVCPSATTTYTILSVNDANCTGLVNGLPVTVTVDAPLVVNNVTETCDIINENYTVSFDVSGGIAGTYQVNPFGQSFTGGAYESFPINSGDTYSFTVSDAGACPSVDVDGVFQCVCITDAGSIAPGLIEICEDENLVVPFNSDEVLDGNDGFQYLLHDGSETQIGFIFDRYNSATIPTPDEIIFGQTYYVTGVAGNTDVFGNVILSDDCTDETNGIPVVFNALPSAQISGFGTVCPGETVDITVSLTGEGPWDFQYAINAAPQTPISTTDNEYVFPTATPGNYTLLSVSDANCDGSVSGLVEVSNFNTPTAVLSGDGEVCENSGDGPIVNLTGQAPWTIFYSIDGVESTEPITTFSNQLTIPAEEDGNYTLTSLSDANCVGTVSGALDVTILASPTALITGGGTVCEGDELPFEIELTGDGPWSVTYTIDGIPQPAITSESAIYSFLSGENGEYIITQVNDQSCEGEGLDSDAALIVNQLPTAEVLSNQDEICIGQELELIYDLQGTPPFTMTYLLEDDTITLTGLTTDYLEVLQPTEPVFTQVLYVEDSSNPVCTNTPNNSKFIPVGELPDAPVLQNDTICSDAGSVSIGVIGVPELDYTWSPADRLSDPKDPNPTFILGDDDLIPLVRTYTYVLTASNGDCVADDTLTITVDPGPRARFTYNPNPVNSEDTKVRFLNESSGGDENFYFWQFDSLDTSTEFNPTFEFPGGVLANYTVILTAIDPITGCLDEWSDIVEVKPEMLVYVPSAFTPDGDGLNDLWRPVLTNIDESDYLLSVFDRYGNVVFESSDPSKAWNGSMNGDDYYVKTGVYVWQIETKNPLSLEKVDFKGTVTVIR, from the coding sequence ATGCTGAAGATGCTCAATAAGCTGCGATTTTTACCCTTATTTTTTGTCCTATCTCTTTTTTCTGCGACCACCGTTTTCGGGCAATGCGACATAGACACGGATTGGACCTTTGATCCTCCCGTACCTCCCGGAGGTGCCTATGACGCGGGAACGGTTGTAACGGTTTGTGGAGAAGTGACCAGCTATTCTGCCGGAGGAGCTAACTGGCTTTCAGGTATGGCTATTGTTTTCCCACCTGCCTGGGATGTATCAACCATCACAAATATTGTACCTCCGACTGGATGCGGTGCAGGAGAATGGCTCTACTTAGAAAGCTTGACTTGTGGTGGTTTGGTTATCAATAATCCTGGTTTTTTCTATGATACAAATGTTAGCGGACCTCAAGATGGCAATCCTTGCAACAATTGGGGAGATGGAAGTTTTCCTTGTGGTGGATGGTCATTTTGCTTCGATATAACCATAGATGCTGCTTGCGGTGGCGCCGGTAACCCTTTTGACGGAGAGGACATCACACCTGCAATTCAAGCATACTCCGATAGTGAGGTGGGAAGCTGGGGCACGGGAACGGGATGTCCTTCATCTGATTTTGTCGATGGCCCCGCGGAAACCATTGAAGTTGATTGTTGTGATGCTGAGTCAGGAGAAGAGCCTGCGGGCCCTATCAACATTTGTGGGACCACTCCATTCGACCTTTCAACTCTTTTAGGGCTTCCTATTGATGCAGGAGGCACATGGACAGGTCCTGCCGGATGGACACCCCCTCCTCCAGGAACCCTCAACGCAATTTTTACGCCGTCTACAGACACATTATTAAGTGATCCTTCCGGCGACTACACCTATACTGTTGTTGGAACAGGCGGTTGCCTCAAATCTTCTACTATCACAATGCAATTCATCGACTTGGGTGTACAAGCAACCAACAGTTTATGTGCCTCAGCACCTACACCATTGAATAGTTTATGGTTAAATCCCGGCTTCCCACTGCCTCCTGCCGGAAGCACTTTCGTATCATGGACTTACAACGGAATTACAATACCTGGGGGTGTGGTCGATGCGAGCATCAATACAACAGGCCTCTATAACTACAATTATATAGATGCAGGTGGCTGTCCGACCACAGTTTCTATGCAGCTGAATATTTCACCTGGCGGTGGAGTAGGATTTCCTTCTAATGACATCACCGTTTGTCTTTTGGATGCGCCATTTGCCCCATACGATTCTTTACTTGGCATCCCGGCATCATTAAGTGGGAGTTGGATTTACTACAATGATGCTAATGACTTGTTATTGTTTTCAGGAACAGGAATCGCTACGACCTGGGCTTTAAACCCGGCAGATTACAACGGTGGCCTACCAATGGAAGATGGATATGCCGTTTATTACTCTAACGATCCTGCTTGTGGTTTTGCACAAGACTCCATCTACATTGACGTAGGTGAAGTTTTTGACGCGGGACTATTTACGAATGAAACCGTTTGTGAAGGCGATGCTCCCGTGACTTTAGAAACCCTTCTATTAGGAACACCTACTATTGGAGGAGATTGGGAAGACGTAAATGGAAACACGGTTGCAAACCTCTTCGACCCTGCTGCCGTTATTCCCGACTCTACATACACCCTTATTTACAGCGGTGGTTTTGGAGGAACGGCTTGTTTCAATTCGCAGGTTATGCAATTGACCGTATTATCCAACAATACTGATGCAGGTGATCCAACTGTAATCAACGTTTGTGAGACACAGCCTGCTTTTAATATGACTGAAACTTTGCTGGGTACGCCTCAACCGGGTGGTCAATGGTACGATCCTTCAAATAATCTTTTTGGAGGAGAGTTTTTTGTGCCAGGTAATAGTCAACCAGGAGTTTGGACCTATCAAATTAATAGCCCTTGCGGTTCAGATTCAAATACGCTTACCATAAATGTGACCAATACGGCAGACGCCGGTCTTGATGGCATCTTAGATATTTGTCCTTCTGACCTCAATGTGCCATTGAGTGATGGTCTTGGTGGTACGCCCCAAGGAGGTGGCGTTTGGACACTAGGCGGAGTACCGGTTGTTCCGCCCACCGTAAACGGTAATACTGTCACCAATGGTGCCGTTTACCAATATTCTGTGGGATCAGGAACCTGTGCGGATCAATCTGAAGTTACCATTAATCTCCAGCCCGGACCATTTGCCGGAGTACTTACAACCGTCCCTCAAGAGTATTGCGCTTCTGATGTCGGCTTTTCATTAAATACACTTTTTACAACACCACCATCTGCGCTTGGTGATTTTTGGACAGGCCCACTAGGCTTTCCTGTAGCAGGAAGCACCTTAAATCCTGCAAGTGCCAGCTCAGGGAATTACACCTACACTGTAACAAATAGCTGTGGTTCCGATGACGTAACCATTTTTATTTCCATCGAATCCATTCCAAATGCGGGAACAAGCGGCCCGCTGGTGATCTGTGAAAATGCCGGTAGCACGGTTGATCTCACTTCCTCATTGGGAGCAGGAGTCACTACTGGTGGAACATGGACAGGCCCGGCCGGTTGGACATTAACGGGGGGGCTTCCAATAGTTGACCCTGCTACTGATCCTGCAGGTGCTTACACCTATACAGTTCAGTCCTTGCCAAACAATCTTTGCACGGCTTCAGCTACGATAAATGTGTCTTATATAGCCACAGCCAATGCCGGAACCGACCGAAGTGTAGTAGCCTGCGACAATGACGTTACATTCTTCCTCTTTGATTCATTAGGCCAAGATAACGGGCCTCCTGACATGGGGGGGACATGGTTCCCGTTTACCGCGTTCACTCCTGGTGTATCACCGCCAGGCTCATCGACATACACAATCAACAATCCCGGATGCCCTCCTTCTACTGCGACTGTAACTGTTGCTGTTCAGCCTGCTCCAAGCGCAGGAATCAATACCAACGTTACTTTGTGCCAGACTCTGGGAAACATAGACCTGACAAGCTATTTGAACGGATCTCCTCTAAGCGGTGGCGTTTGGACTGACCTTGGAACGGGCACCGTTGTAGCCAATCCTTATGACATATCAGGTGCTTGTGGAACAACTCTTCAGCTAGGATATACGGTAGTTGCGGGAAGCTGTGAAAATAGCTCCACGCTTCAACTTACCGTTCAATGTGCACCAGATGCAGGACCTCCTGTATCAACTACTCAATGTGCTGACAATACAGCTTTTGATCTTAATTCTATCTTAGATCCCGGAGCTGATACTCCGGGAACATTCACAAACACAGGCTCAGGAGCTATCGTGCCTGGTGGAATCGTAACGCTTTCTGCGGGAGCAGCCGGATCATATACCTACACCGTAAATGGAGGTCAATGTGCTGACGATATTGCATTTTACACGCTCAATTTACAAACGCCAATTAGTGTTGTGGTAGATGCTCAGTGCACTCCTGATCAAACTCAGTATATCGTTACACTTACAGTTACAGGTGGTGACGGAAATTATACTGTAACAGGATTACCCGGCGGTCCTTTTGTTGGAAACACTTATGAATCGTTGCCTTTTGCTGCAGGTAACACCTACTCATTCAACGTAGATGATTCAGGGCCGTGCGCCCCATTTGTTCAACCCGTAACAGCAGGACCGAACTGCTCTTGTCCGGCTGATGCACAGTTTGTCGATTTTCCTTCTATCACGATATGCGAAGGAGGCACAGCCAACATCGAACTCAATTTCCCAACCGGAGCATCTCCGTTTACCATTGACTATACTGACGGGACGAATACGTTTACCAATCAAGGGCCGTTTGTTTCAGGAGACTTTTTACAAGTAAATCCTATTGCTTCAACAACTTATACCCTCACAGGCGTATCAGATCAAAACTGCTCAACGAGTGTAAATGACGTAGTTGATGTTATAGTAGAACCGACCCCTGATGCAGGTCCTGATGTTACACTGGAATTCTGTGGTTCAGGTGGTGTTCTTGTCTTGTCTTCCATTATTGATGGAGCAGCAGATCAACCCGGTGTTTTTACAAATGCCGGCGGAAATGTTGTGACGACTATCCCTCAGACTGCAGCCAGCTCAGGTGTGTACACTTACACAGTTTCAGGAACACAATGTCCGAATGATGTGGCTACTTATACCCTCAACTTCATTGACCCAATAAGCGTCAGCGTTGTATCAGCTGTGTGTAATGCTGCTCAAACCGATTATACAGTAGCTCTGGAAATTTCGGGTGGAGATGGTAATTACAGCATAACAGGATTAGATCCGGAAGGCCCGATAACGGGAAATACTTTTGTTTCCGATGAAATACCGACCGGGAATACCTACAGCTATACTATAAGTGATACGGGGCCATGTCCGGATGTATCAGCCGGACCGATCAATTCACCGAATTGTGCTTGCCCTGCCAGTGCGGAGTTTGTCGATAATTCAATCACAATTTGTGAAGGTAGCACGGCCAACATCGAATTGAGCTTTCCTTCAGGAGCGCCGACCTTTACAATCGATTACAGTGATGGGACCAACACATTTACCAATCAAGGACCTTTCGTGTCTGGAGATTTCCTTCAAGTCACTCCAGTAACCACAACTACCTACACGCTTACAGGTGTCGCAGATCAAAACTGCAGTACCACTGCATCAGATGCAATTACGGTGTTTGTTGAAACACCTCCAAATGCAGGGCCTCCTGTAACTGAGGTATTCTGTGCGACCAATGCTCCTTACAACCTAAATAACTTGGTAGGTGGCACGGCGGGATCAGGCGATTTCTTCACCTCAGGTGGAGCTCAGGTTCCCGGAAATACGATTACTCTTAACAGTGCTTCATCCGACGTTTACACCTACGTAGTTACGGGCACAGAATGCCCTGATGACCAAGCCCTTTATAACATTACGATCAACGATCCGATTGCAATCAATAATATCGTGGTTCAGTGCAATCAGGCTCAAACAGGCTACATCGTGACTTTTGATATCGAAGGTGGGGATGGCAATTACAACGTAACCGCAGGCGGATCATATGGTGGAGGAATTATCCCGGGCACGGATTCTTACGAGTCTGCTCTGATTCCGAATGACACGAACTATAGCTTTACCATCTCTGATGGCTCACCTTGTTCTGATCAGGTAGTATCAGGAGTCGATCCTGATTGTGACTGCCCTGCTGCAGGATCGTTAAGTGGAACCACTTCGGTTTGCAGCGGCGATTGTGCGACTTTAACCTTCAATCTTCAAGGTGACGGACCATGGGACGTTGTTTATGAAAATTCATCAGATCCGGGAAATCCAATATCACTAGTTGATATTTCAAACGGACACATGGTAACCGTTTGTCCTTCGGCAACAACGACCTATACGATTCTATCTGTAAACGATGCAAACTGCACAGGACTTGTTAATGGTTTACCGGTTACCGTCACAGTAGATGCTCCGCTGGTTGTGAATAATGTCACGGAAACATGCGACATTATTAATGAAAATTACACCGTAAGCTTTGACGTAAGCGGAGGTATAGCAGGAACCTATCAGGTCAATCCATTTGGCCAATCCTTCACAGGAGGAGCTTATGAAAGTTTCCCTATCAATAGCGGTGATACCTACTCTTTCACCGTTTCTGATGCAGGAGCTTGTCCTTCAGTAGATGTAGATGGTGTTTTCCAATGCGTTTGCATCACCGATGCGGGTAGTATTGCTCCCGGTTTGATCGAAATCTGTGAGGATGAAAACCTAGTTGTTCCTTTCAACTCAGACGAAGTATTGGATGGGAATGATGGTTTTCAGTACCTTCTCCATGATGGAAGCGAAACGCAGATCGGTTTCATATTTGACAGATATAACTCAGCAACGATTCCTACGCCTGACGAGATCATATTTGGACAGACCTATTACGTTACAGGGGTTGCAGGAAATACGGATGTTTTCGGAAACGTGATCCTATCGGATGACTGCACCGACGAAACGAATGGTATCCCTGTTGTCTTTAATGCTCTTCCAAGTGCACAGATTTCGGGATTTGGAACGGTATGTCCCGGAGAGACTGTTGACATTACTGTTTCACTTACGGGTGAAGGGCCATGGGATTTCCAATATGCTATAAATGCCGCCCCACAAACTCCGATTAGTACAACTGACAATGAATATGTTTTCCCAACGGCTACCCCTGGCAATTACACGCTACTTTCAGTGAGTGATGCCAATTGTGATGGATCAGTCTCAGGATTGGTTGAAGTTTCTAACTTCAATACGCCTACTGCTGTACTTTCAGGAGATGGCGAGGTATGTGAAAATAGTGGAGACGGACCTATTGTGAATTTGACCGGTCAGGCTCCTTGGACTATTTTCTATAGCATCGACGGAGTAGAAAGTACAGAACCCATTACGACGTTCAGCAATCAGCTCACCATACCGGCCGAAGAAGATGGAAACTATACGCTTACTTCTCTTAGCGATGCGAATTGTGTGGGAACGGTTTCAGGCGCTCTTGATGTGACCATTTTGGCCTCACCTACGGCATTGATCACAGGAGGTGGAACCGTCTGTGAAGGAGATGAGTTGCCGTTTGAAATTGAATTAACGGGTGACGGACCTTGGTCGGTAACGTACACAATCGATGGAATTCCGCAACCTGCCATTACCTCTGAATCGGCCATTTACTCCTTCTTATCAGGAGAGAATGGTGAGTACATCATCACACAGGTAAATGACCAAAGTTGCGAAGGTGAAGGACTGGACAGCGATGCGGCCCTAATAGTGAATCAGCTGCCAACTGCCGAAGTGCTTTCCAATCAAGATGAAATCTGCATTGGTCAGGAGTTAGAGTTGATCTATGACTTACAAGGAACTCCTCCATTTACGATGACTTATCTTCTGGAAGACGATACCATCACCTTGACAGGTCTGACAACCGACTATTTAGAAGTGCTTCAACCCACAGAACCTGTATTTACTCAGGTGCTCTACGTGGAAGACAGCTCGAATCCCGTTTGTACCAATACGCCAAACAACTCTAAATTTATACCTGTAGGTGAATTGCCGGATGCACCCGTCTTACAAAATGATACCATCTGTTCTGATGCAGGATCAGTATCCATAGGCGTAATCGGAGTTCCTGAACTGGATTATACCTGGTCTCCAGCCGATCGATTATCTGATCCTAAGGATCCGAATCCTACCTTCATCTTGGGTGATGATGACCTCATTCCATTGGTTAGAACATACACCTATGTACTGACTGCCAGCAATGGGGATTGTGTCGCAGACGACACGCTAACCATCACTGTTGATCCGGGACCACGAGCGAGATTCACTTACAATCCCAATCCAGTAAATTCTGAAGACACTAAGGTGAGATTCTTGAATGAATCGTCAGGAGGTGATGAGAATTTCTACTTCTGGCAGTTTGACTCTCTCGATACGTCTACTGAATTCAATCCGACTTTCGAATTCCCCGGGGGAGTGCTGGCAAATTACACAGTGATTCTCACTGCCATTGATCCTATAACAGGGTGCTTGGATGAGTGGTCAGACATTGTGGAAGTTAAGCCCGAGATGCTCGTTTACGTGCCTTCGGCATTCACTCCCGATGGTGATGGACTTAACGATCTATGGAGACCGGTACTTACAAACATTGATGAAAGCGACTACCTTCTATCAGTCTTTGATAGGTATGGCAATGTCGTTTTCGAATCCAGCGACCCGAGTAAGGCGTGGAATGGTAGTATGAATGGTGATGACTATTATGTCAAAACGGGAGTTTACGTTTGGCAAATTGAAACGAAGAATCCATTGTCTCTAGAAAAAGTTGACTTTAAAGGGACTGTAACGGTTATTCGATAA
- a CDS encoding sigma-70 family RNA polymerase sigma factor, whose amino-acid sequence MIDLQNMDDNQLKTLIDGCLRNNRKSQELIFRSFYSKMMSVCRRYTPDDDQAKDIVQDGFIKVFKNLERFNYQGSFEGWIRRIMVNTAIDFTRKQKSSNQLSNETKPIEDYGDIAIEDEEEIPEEFQLQVSDIKKGMNELSTAYRNVFNLYVFENYSHQEIAEELNISVGTSKSNLAKARANMKKILLIELKSRNGESAE is encoded by the coding sequence ATGATCGACCTGCAAAATATGGATGATAATCAGCTTAAAACGCTGATTGATGGCTGTTTGCGAAACAATCGCAAGAGTCAGGAATTGATTTTTCGCTCCTTTTACAGCAAAATGATGTCCGTTTGCAGGAGATATACACCTGATGACGATCAGGCGAAGGACATAGTACAAGACGGATTTATCAAAGTCTTTAAGAACCTTGAACGGTTTAACTACCAAGGTTCATTTGAAGGCTGGATTAGAAGAATCATGGTAAATACAGCCATTGATTTTACTAGAAAACAAAAAAGCTCCAATCAATTGTCAAACGAGACAAAACCTATTGAGGACTACGGAGACATAGCAATTGAGGATGAGGAGGAAATTCCTGAAGAATTTCAGTTACAAGTATCAGATATCAAAAAAGGTATGAATGAGCTTTCAACTGCGTACAGGAACGTTTTCAACCTTTATGTTTTTGAGAATTATTCTCATCAAGAAATTGCGGAAGAATTGAATATAAGTGTTGGCACCAGTAAATCCAATTTGGCGAAAGCCAGGGCCAACATGAAAAAGATACTACTCATAGAATTAAAAAGTAGAAATGGCGAATCAGCTGAATGA
- a CDS encoding PKD domain-containing protein — MANQLNDFDRLIKETYENHEFPYDSSVWDGVEKDLGATSPGILDFFKSVTTGLAIAGAVFATMLIFSSDSGSLMTIAEEQKIEAGDGTIDDKSKTAFNQSDEKVKVNNSTNRNDLDQNQLNSETPSGLSQGTPESNGNDEVNFTEEQKSTVVAVLAEAKKIASSEESTEPIHTEDINNEIYSASSVKRGCTGLTINFDAPEEYGSNAKYLWNFGDGFFSNEENPTHVFNKEGIFDVSLSVTAVGSGQISSNVVQAMIEVHEAPKAIFDLEIHSMTDIRLQEKSMNAAEFEWLIDNKKPKAEGVDVLLSIADNTKFDIELIAENAGNCSDSLNKEIHIIKAGNQFPQLYSSAYASDFAPGAIVDNGAVTDFRVFQKGTGEEVFKSSGSKGWNGKNKKGEEVTKGEYEWMMVVDSEDVFNIYHGTLNVR; from the coding sequence ATGGCGAATCAGCTGAATGATTTTGATCGATTGATCAAAGAGACGTACGAAAATCACGAATTCCCTTACGATTCTTCCGTATGGGACGGGGTTGAAAAAGATCTTGGTGCAACATCACCCGGGATCTTGGATTTTTTCAAATCCGTCACTACGGGATTAGCAATTGCAGGGGCTGTCTTTGCAACGATGCTTATTTTCAGTTCTGATTCAGGATCTTTAATGACAATTGCAGAAGAACAGAAAATTGAGGCAGGTGATGGAACAATAGACGACAAATCGAAGACTGCCTTCAATCAATCAGACGAAAAAGTTAAGGTTAATAACTCGACTAATAGGAATGACTTGGATCAAAACCAGTTAAACTCAGAAACACCTTCCGGCTTGAGCCAAGGCACACCTGAATCTAACGGAAATGATGAAGTGAACTTTACTGAAGAGCAGAAATCCACCGTAGTTGCTGTTCTTGCCGAGGCAAAAAAGATTGCATCTTCCGAAGAATCGACTGAACCAATCCATACTGAAGACATCAACAACGAGATTTACTCTGCTTCTTCTGTGAAAAGAGGATGTACAGGATTAACGATCAACTTCGACGCACCCGAAGAGTACGGATCAAATGCCAAGTACTTATGGAACTTTGGCGATGGTTTTTTCAGCAATGAAGAGAATCCAACACACGTCTTTAATAAGGAAGGTATTTTTGATGTATCTCTATCTGTTACTGCTGTAGGATCCGGACAGATTTCTTCCAACGTGGTTCAAGCCATGATCGAAGTTCACGAAGCACCAAAAGCCATTTTTGATCTTGAAATTCATTCGATGACGGATATTAGATTGCAAGAAAAGTCCATGAATGCTGCTGAATTTGAGTGGCTAATAGATAACAAAAAGCCAAAGGCAGAAGGTGTTGATGTTCTATTGAGTATCGCTGATAACACCAAGTTCGATATCGAATTGATCGCAGAAAATGCAGGAAACTGCTCTGACAGTTTGAATAAAGAGATTCATATCATAAAAGCGGGAAATCAATTTCCTCAGCTTTACTCTTCTGCTTACGCAAGTGATTTTGCGCCCGGGGCTATTGTTGACAATGGTGCAGTAACTGATTTTAGAGTATTCCAAAAAGGTACAGGTGAAGAAGTATTTAAGTCTTCTGGCTCTAAAGGTTGGAACGGCAAGAATAAGAAAGGAGAAGAAGTGACTAAAGGAGAATACGAATGGATGATGGTAGTAGATTCCGAAGATGTTTTCAACATCTACCACGGCACATTAAATGTTCGATAA
- the mdh gene encoding malate dehydrogenase yields the protein MKVTVVGAGNVGATCANVLAHKEVANEVVLLDIKEGYAEGKALDIWETSPINLYDSRMTGSTNDYSKTAGSEVVVITSGLPRKPGMSRDDLIATNAGIVKSVTEQVVKYSPDAKIVIVSNPLDVMTYAAYLTAKIDSSRVFGMAGVLDTARYRAFLATELNVSPKDIQAVLMGGHGDTMVPLPRYTTVAGIPVTEMISEEKLNAIIERTKKGGGEIVNLLGTSAWYAPGAAAAQMVEAIVKDQKRIFPVCAWLTGQYGLKDMYLGVPAKLGSKGIEQIIELDLNEQEKGHLYESANAVREVMEVLDNMNAAKA from the coding sequence ATGAAAGTTACTGTAGTAGGTGCGGGAAATGTAGGAGCAACCTGTGCCAATGTTTTAGCCCATAAAGAAGTGGCAAATGAAGTTGTTCTCTTGGATATCAAAGAAGGATATGCGGAAGGAAAGGCACTGGATATCTGGGAGACTTCTCCGATTAATCTGTACGATTCTCGAATGACGGGATCGACTAATGACTACTCGAAAACGGCTGGTTCTGAAGTCGTTGTTATCACTTCAGGATTGCCTCGTAAGCCGGGTATGAGTCGCGATGACTTAATCGCGACTAATGCAGGGATTGTAAAAAGTGTAACGGAGCAGGTTGTCAAGTATTCTCCTGATGCCAAAATAGTGATAGTGAGTAATCCGTTGGACGTAATGACCTACGCGGCTTACCTGACTGCAAAAATTGATTCCAGCCGCGTTTTTGGTATGGCAGGAGTACTCGATACAGCGCGATACAGAGCTTTCTTGGCTACGGAGCTTAATGTTTCGCCAAAGGATATTCAAGCTGTTTTAATGGGAGGCCATGGAGATACTATGGTGCCACTACCGAGATACACTACGGTAGCGGGAATTCCGGTTACTGAAATGATCTCTGAAGAAAAGCTTAATGCAATTATTGAGAGAACTAAGAAGGGTGGTGGAGAAATCGTCAATCTTCTCGGGACAAGCGCATGGTACGCTCCGGGAGCAGCTGCAGCACAAATGGTTGAAGCCATTGTGAAAGACCAAAAGAGAATATTTCCGGTTTGTGCATGGCTTACCGGTCAGTACGGGTTGAAGGATATGTACTTGGGAGTTCCTGCTAAGCTCGGAAGCAAAGGTATCGAGCAGATTATCGAGCTTGACCTGAATGAGCAAGAAAAAGGACATCTATACGAATCTGCCAATGCGGTAAGAGAAGTAATGGAAGTCTTGGATAATATGAACGCAGCAAAAGCCTAA